The proteins below come from a single Kryptolebias marmoratus isolate JLee-2015 linkage group LG12, ASM164957v2, whole genome shotgun sequence genomic window:
- the timm29 gene encoding mitochondrial import inner membrane translocase subunit Tim29: protein MASFRTVGRMFCSVAQTGAISGSVSRWEKLKNSKAGVWCRSLLSDYREACREMVVGAWERPLKTSVYATLLGGAWIFFQTKPDRSLFEAALLECSNQLCLLSPWIRNATSDGHVQSLMRLRNEGRLCCASLGLLCVIYRADFNPETTLYEAWCSNLSAPWRELPQRMLDIGFIGRWWILESKMKNYDVNEEEFKFLPAHMQSTSSPSVPEVEKNESLHKASWLPLTMEKEETNAV from the exons ATGGCTTCGTTTCGAACTGTGGGGAGAATGTTCTGTTCGGTGGCTCAAACAGGAGCCATTTCGGGCTCAGTCAGCCGCTGGGAGAAGCTGAAAAATAGTAAAGCAG GTGTGTGGTGTCGCAGTTTGCTCTCCGATTACAGGGAAGCGTGCAGGGAGATGGTCGTTGGTGCATGGGAACGGCCACTCAAGACTTCAGTGTACGCGACTCTGCTAGGTGGCGCCTGGATCTTTTTCCAGACAAAACCTGATCGCTCATTGTTTGAGGCCGCCCTGCTGGAGTGCTCAAACCAGCTGTGTCTGCTGTCGCCGTGGATTCGCAACGCCACCTCCGATGGCCACGTGCAGAGTCTAATGAGACTTCGTAACGAGGGCCGACTCTGCTGTGCCAGCCTGGGACTGCTGTGTGTGATTTACCGTGCTGACTTCAACCCCGAAACCACGCTGTACGAAGCCTGGTGTTCCAACCTGTCAGCACCATGGAGAGAGCTCCCTCAGCGGATGCTTGACATTGGGTTCATTGGCCGCTGGTGGATTCTGGAATCAAAGATGAAGAACTATGATGTTAATGAGGAGGAATTCAAGTTCCTGCCAGCTCACATGCAGTCAACATCATCACCCAGTGTTCCAGAGGTGGAGAAGAATGAGAGCTTACACAAAGCATCCTGGTTACCGCTGACAATGGAGAAAGAGGAAACTAATGCTGTATAG
- the yipf2 gene encoding protein YIPF2: protein MSEAMASPKDLHFQEFEEAAELLSADPGASTLSMSANSPIVTVGAAAAREDVKLDVSEDEESSQLLEEQKPSGSFWTFEFYQSFFNVDTLQVLERVKGSVMPLPGRNFIKHYLRSNPDLYGPFWICMTLVFSVAISGNVSTFLHEMVNSSYHYKPQFHRVTIAAVAIFLYAWLVPVGLWAFLTWRQGAERLIRGYTFLETVCIYGYSLSIFIPTSILWILPFEWLQWTLIVVAMMISGSVLILTFWPVVRDDSKVMAVGTVMTIIVLHALLAIGCKLYFFQVAVPTSLPVITTAPTIYTNLTVKPH, encoded by the exons ATGAGTGAAGCGATGGCCAGTCCAAAAGATTTACACTTCCAAG AGTTtgaagaagcagcagaactTCTGTCCGCTGACCCCGGAGCATCCACACTGAGCATGTCTGCAAACTCCCCCATTGTAACCGTTGGGGCAGCAGCTGCAAGGGAGGATGTGAAGCTGGACGTATCTGAGGACGAGGAGAGTTCACAG CTCTTAGAAGAACAGAAACCAAGTGGTAGTTTCTGGACCTTTGAATTCTATCAGTCTTTCTTTAATGTGGACACATTGCAG GTTCTGGAACGAGTCAAGGGGTCAGTAATGCCATTACCTGGAAGAAACTTCATTAAACATTACCTTCGGAGTAACCCAGATCTTTATG GTCCCTTTTGGATTTGTATGACCCTGGTGTTCTCAGTAGCAATCAGTGGGAACGTCTCCACCTTCTTGCATGAAATGGTAAACTCCAGCTACCACTATAAACCACAGTTCCATAGAG TCACCATAGCTGCAGTAGCCATCTTCCTGTATGCCTGGCTGGTACCAGTGGGCCTGTGGGCTTTCCTGACCTGGAGGCAAGGGGCTGAGAGGCTGATCAGAGGGTACACCTTCCTGGAGACTGTGTGTATCTATGGCTACTCCCTCTCCATCTTCATCCCCACATCG ATCTTGTGGATCCTTCCATTTGAATGGCTGCAGTGGACTCTGATTGTGGTTGCCATGATGATCTCTGGCTCTGTCTTGATCCTCACCTTCTGGCCTGTTGTCCGTGATGACAGCaaggtgatggctgtgggcacaGTGATGACCATCATAGTCTTGCACGCCCTGCTGGCCATTGGGTGTAAG CTCTACTTCTTTCAGGTGGCAGTCCCCACATCATTACCAGTGATAACAACAGCCCCAACGATTTACACAAATCTGACTGTGAAACCTCACTGA